A genome region from Dolichospermum compactum NIES-806 includes the following:
- a CDS encoding nicotinate phosphoribosyltransferase, whose protein sequence is MTTFLDIDYERKNSELNLSCEDYSLLTDLYQLTMTACYVGEAIEQKQASFELFVRHLPDGFGYLIAMGLAQALEYLTKFRFNDMQIAALQSTGIFTHANERFWQLLREGCFTGDVLAVPEGTAVFANEPMLRIEAPLWQAQIVETYLLNTLNYQTLIATKAARIRDIAGEKATLLEFGTRRAFSPQASLWAARAALAGGLDATSNVLAALQLGQKPSGTMAHALVMALSALEGSEEQAFTAFHQYFPGAPLLIDTYDTVAAAEKLAEKVNAGQMELSGVRLDSGDLVNLSKQVRSLLPNISIFASGDLDEWEISRLKKEGAEIDSYGLGTKLVTGSPVNGVYKLVDIDGIPVMKESSGKFTYPGKKQIFRSFIDGKIQHDRLGLIDEKSENVKSLLRLVIKAGKQLQPPETLTIIRQRTAASVVSLPEETRRLENPISVKVEISESLQKLTENTKRK, encoded by the coding sequence ATGACAACTTTCCTAGATATAGACTATGAAAGGAAAAATTCCGAATTAAATCTCAGTTGTGAGGATTACAGCTTACTAACAGACCTTTATCAGCTAACAATGACAGCTTGTTATGTCGGTGAAGCTATAGAACAAAAGCAAGCGAGTTTTGAATTGTTTGTCAGACACTTACCCGATGGTTTTGGCTATTTAATAGCAATGGGTTTAGCCCAAGCTCTGGAATATTTGACTAAATTCCGGTTTAATGACATGCAAATTGCCGCTTTGCAGTCAACAGGAATTTTTACCCACGCAAATGAGCGTTTTTGGCAACTGTTGAGAGAGGGTTGTTTTACTGGAGATGTGTTGGCAGTTCCCGAAGGAACAGCGGTATTTGCTAATGAACCCATGCTGCGAATAGAAGCACCCTTATGGCAAGCGCAAATAGTAGAAACATATCTTTTAAATACTCTGAATTATCAAACTCTAATTGCCACTAAAGCCGCAAGAATACGGGATATAGCCGGAGAGAAAGCCACACTTTTAGAATTTGGCACGCGCAGGGCTTTTAGTCCCCAAGCCTCTTTATGGGCAGCACGGGCGGCTTTAGCTGGTGGTTTAGATGCTACTTCCAATGTGTTAGCAGCGCTACAGCTAGGACAAAAACCGAGTGGTACAATGGCACACGCTTTAGTCATGGCTTTATCAGCCTTAGAAGGGAGTGAAGAACAGGCTTTTACAGCATTTCATCAATATTTTCCCGGTGCGCCATTATTAATTGATACTTATGACACGGTTGCTGCTGCGGAGAAATTAGCAGAAAAAGTCAATGCTGGCCAGATGGAATTATCGGGAGTCAGATTAGATTCTGGAGATTTAGTTAATTTATCAAAACAAGTGCGATCGCTATTACCCAATATATCAATTTTCGCCAGTGGTGATTTAGATGAATGGGAAATTAGCCGACTGAAGAAAGAAGGGGCAGAAATTGATAGTTATGGATTAGGCACAAAATTAGTTACAGGTTCACCAGTAAATGGAGTTTATAAACTTGTTGATATTGATGGAATTCCTGTAATGAAAGAATCAAGTGGTAAATTTACTTATCCAGGTAAAAAACAAATTTTTCGCTCCTTTATAGATGGTAAAATACAGCACGACAGATTGGGCTTAATAGATGAGAAGTCTGAAAATGTAAAATCTTTATTACGGTTAGTAATCAAAGCAGGTAAACAATTGCAACCACCAGAAACTTTAACAATAATTCGTCAACGAACTGCGGCATCAGTTGTTAGTCTACCAGAAGAAACACGAAGATTAGAAAATCCTATTTCTGTTAAAGTTGAAATTTCCGAATCATTGCAGAAATTGACAGAAAACACGAAACGAAAATAA
- a CDS encoding nicotinate-nucleotide adenylyltransferase, giving the protein MKIALFGTSADPPTAGHLIILKWLSECYDWVAVWAADNPLKSQQTPLPHRAAMLELLIKDINIANQNIALEQDLSSWKTLETVGKAKLKWGENIEYTLVIGADLVNQLPRWYHVEDLLQQVQLLVIPRPGYIIDDSSLEKVKQIGGQIKIANLIGLDVSSTAFREQGDINTLTPPVIAYIHQQHLYECQYVTQKRF; this is encoded by the coding sequence ATGAAAATTGCATTATTTGGTACAAGTGCAGATCCTCCAACTGCTGGACATTTGATAATTCTCAAATGGTTATCGGAATGTTATGATTGGGTAGCTGTGTGGGCGGCGGATAATCCTTTGAAGTCCCAACAAACGCCTTTACCACATCGGGCAGCAATGTTAGAACTGTTAATTAAAGATATCAATATTGCTAACCAAAATATTGCCTTAGAACAAGATTTAAGTAGTTGGAAAACTCTAGAAACTGTAGGTAAAGCAAAATTAAAATGGGGAGAAAATATTGAATATACTTTAGTAATTGGTGCTGATTTAGTCAATCAGTTGCCGCGCTGGTATCATGTTGAAGATTTATTACAACAAGTGCAATTACTGGTAATTCCCAGACCAGGATATATAATAGATGATTCTAGTTTAGAAAAAGTTAAACAAATCGGAGGACAAATTAAAATTGCAAATTTAATTGGTTTAGATGTTTCCTCTACCGCTTTTCGTGAACAAGGAGATATTAATACTCTCACACCTCCCGTCATTGCCTATATTCATCAACAGCATTTGTACGAATGCCAATACGTAACCCAAAAAAGATTCTAA
- a CDS encoding NUDIX hydrolase: MPIRNPKKILNSINQQPLADFKVGVDNVIFSVDTAQNRLLVLLVMRQQEPFLNDWSLPGTLVGQGESLEDAAYRIMAEKIKVNNLYLEQLYTFGGPNRDPREEIDSYGVRYLSVSYFALVRFEEAELIADKVAGIAWYPVKQLPQLAFDHNEIITYGHRRLKNKLEYSPVAFEVLPETFTLNDLYQLYTTVLGENFADYSNFRARLLKLGFLSDTRIKVSRGAGRPASLYKFDKEAFAPFKDKHLVFI; encoded by the coding sequence ATGCCAATACGTAACCCAAAAAAGATTCTAAACTCCATAAATCAACAACCTTTAGCTGACTTTAAAGTTGGTGTTGATAATGTGATTTTTTCTGTAGATACTGCTCAAAATCGGCTGTTAGTTCTCTTAGTCATGCGACAGCAAGAACCATTTTTAAATGATTGGAGTCTTCCCGGTACTTTAGTTGGTCAAGGAGAATCCTTAGAAGATGCTGCTTATCGCATTATGGCTGAGAAAATAAAGGTGAATAATCTTTATTTAGAACAACTTTATACTTTTGGTGGTCCCAACCGTGACCCCAGAGAAGAAATTGATAGTTATGGAGTCCGTTATTTATCAGTTAGTTATTTTGCCTTAGTTAGATTTGAAGAAGCAGAATTAATTGCTGATAAAGTTGCTGGTATTGCTTGGTATCCCGTCAAACAATTACCACAATTAGCTTTTGACCACAATGAAATTATCACCTATGGACATAGAAGATTAAAAAATAAATTAGAATATAGTCCCGTAGCTTTTGAAGTCTTGCCAGAAACTTTTACCTTAAACGATTTATATCAACTATATACTACCGTTTTAGGCGAAAATTTTGCAGATTATTCTAATTTTCGAGCGCGGTTACTCAAATTAGGTTTTTTATCCGATACCAGAATTAAAGTCTCAAGAGGTGCAGGTCGTCCCGCCAGTTTGTATAAGTTTGATAAAGAAGCATTTGCACCATTTAAAGATAAACACTTAGTGTTTATTTAA
- a CDS encoding NAD+ synthase, translating to MKIAIAQINPIIGDLSGNAQKILEMSQQAASENVRLLLTPELSICGYPPRDLLVNPSFVEAMDKTLHKLAKDLPANLAVLVGTVVKNSQAHITGEKNLFNSIALLENGKIQQFFHKRLLPNYDVFDEKRYFEPGLQANYFKLDDFNIGVTICEDLWNDEEFWGKRSYAVNPIADLGNLGVDLIVNLSASPYTVGKQHLREAMLKHSAVNFQQPIIYTNQVGGDDDLIFDGRSFALNKQGEIVCRAKGFISDFLTVEFNSNKQDLELGHVSPVYEYEDEEIWNALVLGVKDYVEKCRFSKVLLGLSGGVDSALVAAIATAALGKENVIGVLMPSPYSSEHSISDALALAASLDIQTQILPIGELMQSFDKSLYELFAGTEFGIAEENLQSRIRGNLLMAISNKFGYLLLSTGNKSEVAVGYCTLYGDMNGGLSVIADVPKTRVYSLCKWLNSHQQKEVIPENILTKAPSAELKPGQVDQDSLPPYEILDDILDRLIHQHQSAAEIITAGHEPAIVDRVLQLLSRAEFKRRQAAPGLKITDRAFGTGWRMPIASSWSALRNIGV from the coding sequence ATGAAAATTGCTATCGCTCAAATTAATCCTATTATTGGTGACTTATCTGGAAATGCCCAAAAAATTCTGGAAATGTCCCAACAAGCAGCATCAGAAAATGTCCGTTTATTATTAACACCTGAATTATCTATTTGTGGTTATCCACCTAGAGATTTATTAGTTAATCCTAGTTTTGTAGAAGCAATGGATAAAACATTGCACAAATTAGCTAAAGATTTACCAGCAAATTTAGCTGTATTAGTGGGAACTGTGGTTAAAAATTCTCAAGCGCACATTACTGGTGAGAAAAATTTATTTAATAGCATTGCTTTATTAGAAAATGGAAAAATCCAGCAATTTTTTCATAAAAGGCTGTTACCTAATTATGATGTTTTTGATGAAAAACGCTATTTTGAACCAGGACTACAGGCAAATTATTTTAAATTAGATGATTTCAATATTGGTGTGACAATTTGCGAAGATTTATGGAATGATGAAGAATTTTGGGGTAAGCGGAGTTACGCAGTTAATCCGATTGCTGATTTAGGAAATCTAGGAGTAGATTTAATTGTTAATTTATCTGCTTCACCTTACACGGTTGGTAAACAACATCTCCGAGAAGCGATGTTAAAACATAGTGCAGTTAATTTTCAACAACCAATTATTTATACAAACCAAGTTGGCGGAGATGATGATTTGATTTTTGATGGCCGGAGTTTTGCTTTAAATAAACAAGGTGAAATTGTTTGTCGTGCTAAAGGTTTTATATCTGACTTTTTGACGGTTGAATTTAATAGTAATAAACAAGATTTAGAATTAGGCCATGTTTCTCCTGTTTATGAATATGAAGATGAGGAAATTTGGAATGCTTTAGTTTTGGGAGTTAAAGATTATGTGGAGAAATGTCGCTTTTCTAAAGTATTGTTGGGTTTAAGTGGGGGAGTTGATTCGGCATTAGTGGCGGCTATTGCTACTGCGGCATTAGGAAAAGAAAATGTGATTGGTGTATTAATGCCTTCTCCCTATAGTTCTGAACATTCTATTAGTGATGCTTTAGCATTAGCAGCAAGTTTAGATATTCAAACTCAGATTTTACCTATTGGGGAATTAATGCAAAGTTTTGATAAATCTCTATATGAGTTATTTGCGGGAACAGAATTTGGGATTGCGGAGGAAAATCTGCAATCTCGCATTCGTGGTAATTTATTAATGGCAATTTCTAATAAGTTTGGTTATTTGCTTTTATCTACTGGCAATAAATCGGAAGTTGCTGTTGGTTATTGCACCCTTTATGGTGATATGAATGGCGGTTTATCTGTTATTGCTGATGTTCCGAAAACTCGCGTTTATTCCCTCTGTAAATGGTTAAATTCTCATCAACAAAAAGAAGTTATTCCCGAAAATATTCTCACCAAAGCACCCAGCGCAGAACTTAAACCGGGTCAAGTTGACCAAGATTCCCTTCCACCTTATGAAATTTTAGATGATATTCTCGACCGTTTGATTCATCAACATCAATCAGCAGCAGAAATTATTACCGCAGGTCATGAACCGGCAATTGTAGATAGAGTATTACAATTATTATCCCGTGCGGAATTTAAACGCCGACAAGCTGCACCGGGATTAAAAATTACTGACCGCGCTTTTGGGACTGGTTGGAGAATGCCTATTGCTAGTAGTTGGTCAGCGTTGAGGAATATAGGGGTTTAG
- a CDS encoding Rpn family recombination-promoting nuclease/putative transposase: MRRDSIFYKLFKQFPSLLFELVDEPPAGADNYQFESVEVKETAFRIDGVFLPPANAVSQVVFFAEVQFQKDENLYFRFFSELSLFLHRHSIRYDDWYGVIIFGSRSLEPSNLKIHRSLLAGDQVRRVYLDELGDVQQQPLGLGLMLLTIKEDAEAIETAKFLLAEARKQSEAAIIDLITTIIVYKFTKLSRKEIITMLGLDLEEPRAILEAKEQGKEEGKEEGKGEEALSIALRQLNRRLGNIPDKLLSQVQGLSLVQIEDLCDVLLDFTTVADLEGWLQKQ; this comes from the coding sequence ATGCGACGGGATTCTATTTTCTATAAATTGTTCAAACAATTTCCGAGTTTGTTGTTTGAATTAGTAGATGAACCACCAGCAGGAGCCGACAATTATCAATTTGAATCGGTGGAAGTTAAAGAAACAGCTTTCCGAATTGATGGGGTGTTTCTACCTCCAGCTAATGCAGTTTCTCAAGTGGTGTTTTTTGCCGAAGTGCAGTTTCAAAAAGATGAGAATTTATATTTTCGCTTTTTTTCAGAATTATCGCTGTTTCTCCATCGCCATTCTATTCGTTATGATGATTGGTATGGTGTGATAATTTTTGGTTCGCGGAGTTTAGAACCATCAAATTTAAAAATTCATCGGTCTTTGTTAGCAGGTGATCAGGTTCGTAGAGTATATTTGGATGAATTGGGGGATGTACAACAGCAACCGTTAGGCTTAGGTTTGATGTTGCTGACGATTAAGGAAGATGCTGAAGCAATAGAAACAGCAAAGTTTTTGTTAGCTGAGGCGCGGAAACAGTCAGAAGCAGCGATAATAGATTTAATCACGACGATTATTGTTTACAAGTTTACTAAACTGAGTCGAAAGGAGATTATAACCATGTTGGGATTAGATTTAGAAGAGCCAAGAGCGATACTGGAAGCCAAGGAACAAGGGAAAGAAGAAGGGAAAGAAGAAGGGAAAGGGGAAGAAGCCTTATCAATCGCCCTCAGACAGCTAAATCGGCGGTTGGGTAATATTCCTGATAAGTTGTTGTCGCAGGTTCAGGGATTATCCTTGGTACAGATTGAAGATTTATGTGATGTCCTATTGGATTTTACCACTGTGGCCGATTTGGAAGGGTGGTTACAAAAGCAGTAA
- a CDS encoding ABC transporter ATP-binding protein: MAQVVLENVYKSFPSRGGEGAKAQQDGTDGVSVLRRINLTIADGEFMVLVGPSGCGKSTLLRLIAGLEVMTGGNISVGDSASAPAGLRLINDLPPKARDIAMVFQSYALYPHMTVYDNIAFGLRRQFPDAEFGKKRFAQWGENLLVGVTKKLPRGLRYISAKERIVDERVQKVAGLLQIETLLNRLPKQLSGGQRQRVALGRAIARNPQVFLMDEPLSNLDAKLRAETRSQIVKLQRQLGITTIYVTHDQTEAMTMGDRIAIMSEGKIQQVAAPLELYNRPANRFVAGFIGSPPMNFIPVEFHAPLLITHANFRFTLPDVWGSALQKYDGQTLMLGIRPEHLILGVPATKNLPVKVDLVENLGNDTFLSVKIADPDLQNPDGQTLQVRVPPDRFITIGEQLWLSLTPEKLHFFDPKTELAIFQK, from the coding sequence GTGGCACAAGTTGTATTAGAAAACGTTTATAAAAGTTTTCCCAGTCGCGGTGGGGAAGGTGCAAAGGCGCAACAAGACGGTACAGATGGTGTAAGTGTCTTGCGACGGATTAATTTAACCATTGCTGATGGTGAGTTTATGGTGCTGGTGGGACCTTCCGGCTGCGGTAAAAGTACGCTGCTGAGGTTAATTGCTGGCTTGGAGGTGATGACTGGTGGTAATATTTCCGTAGGCGATAGTGCTAGTGCGCCCGCAGGGCTTCGCTTGATTAATGATTTACCTCCTAAAGCCAGAGACATCGCTATGGTGTTTCAAAGTTACGCACTTTACCCCCACATGACTGTATATGACAACATCGCTTTTGGCTTGCGTCGTCAGTTTCCAGATGCGGAATTTGGCAAAAAAAGATTTGCTCAATGGGGCGAGAATTTACTGGTAGGAGTAACAAAAAAGTTACCTAGAGGATTGCGATATATTTCTGCTAAGGAAAGAATTGTAGATGAACGAGTCCAAAAAGTTGCGGGTTTATTGCAAATTGAAACTTTGTTAAATCGTTTACCCAAACAACTTTCCGGGGGACAAAGACAACGGGTAGCATTAGGACGAGCGATCGCCCGCAATCCCCAAGTATTCCTCATGGATGAACCATTATCTAATTTGGACGCTAAATTACGGGCGGAAACCCGGAGTCAAATTGTTAAATTGCAACGTCAATTGGGGATAACGACAATTTATGTTACCCATGATCAAACTGAAGCGATGACAATGGGCGATCGCATTGCGATTATGTCAGAAGGTAAAATCCAGCAAGTTGCCGCCCCATTAGAACTATATAACCGTCCTGCTAATCGTTTTGTTGCGGGATTTATCGGTTCTCCACCCATGAATTTTATCCCTGTAGAGTTTCACGCACCTTTATTAATTACCCATGCAAATTTCCGCTTCACTCTCCCAGATGTGTGGGGAAGTGCGTTACAAAAATACGACGGACAAACTTTAATGTTAGGTATTCGTCCAGAACATCTAATTTTAGGTGTACCTGCTACTAAAAATTTACCAGTTAAAGTAGATTTAGTAGAAAACTTAGGAAATGACACTTTTTTATCTGTAAAAATTGCCGATCCTGATTTACAAAATCCAGACGGACAAACTTTACAAGTTCGAGTTCCCCCCGATAGATTTATCACCATAGGTGAGCAACTTTGGCTATCTTTAACTCCTGAGAAACTGCATTTTTTTGACCCCAAAACCGAATTAGCAATATTTCAAAAATAG
- a CDS encoding glycosyltransferase, which produces MKILFLDQSGKPGGAELCLVDIAKPYGKNALVGLFADGDFRKLLEENQVPVEVLKTQAIKVGKQSGLFQALGSLGQIIPLINQVVQLAKKYDLIYANTQKALVVGAVASFLARRPLVYHLHDILSLEHFSKTNLQVAVNLINRCATLVIANSQASKMAFLEAGGRPDLVRVVYNGFAAKNYEVDELEVRNLRENLKLEDKFVIGHFSRLSPWKGQHILIDALSQCPQDVVVILVGDALFGEQEYVHDLHQKVTALGLEHQVKFLGFRADIPQLMTMCDLITHTSTAPEPFGRVIVEAMLCGKPVIAAEAGGAMELVEDGINGFLVTPGESQELARMIHNCRQKSAKTANIANNARIIASERFDVNIINQQIQELLESIILNS; this is translated from the coding sequence ATGAAAATTCTATTTTTAGACCAAAGTGGTAAACCCGGTGGTGCTGAGTTGTGTTTAGTTGATATTGCTAAACCTTATGGAAAAAATGCTCTGGTTGGTTTATTTGCAGATGGTGATTTTAGAAAGTTACTGGAAGAAAATCAAGTTCCTGTGGAGGTTTTGAAAACTCAAGCTATTAAAGTTGGTAAACAAAGTGGTTTGTTTCAAGCATTAGGTAGTTTAGGGCAAATAATTCCTTTAATTAATCAGGTTGTGCAACTGGCAAAGAAATATGATTTAATTTATGCTAATACTCAAAAGGCTTTAGTGGTGGGGGCTGTAGCTAGTTTTTTGGCTCGTCGTCCTTTGGTTTATCATTTACATGATATTCTTTCTTTAGAACATTTTAGTAAAACTAATTTGCAAGTTGCTGTTAATTTAATTAATCGTTGTGCTACTTTGGTGATTGCTAATTCTCAAGCTAGTAAGATGGCATTTTTAGAAGCTGGAGGGAGACCGGATCTAGTTCGGGTTGTTTATAATGGTTTTGCGGCAAAAAATTATGAAGTTGATGAATTAGAAGTTAGAAATTTAAGAGAAAATCTCAAGTTAGAAGATAAGTTTGTGATTGGACATTTTAGCCGCCTTTCTCCTTGGAAGGGACAGCATATTTTAATTGATGCGCTTTCCCAATGTCCACAAGATGTGGTCGTAATTCTAGTTGGTGATGCTTTATTTGGTGAACAGGAATATGTTCATGATTTACACCAAAAAGTAACTGCATTAGGACTGGAACATCAAGTTAAGTTTTTAGGTTTTCGCGCGGATATTCCGCAATTAATGACAATGTGTGATTTAATTACCCATACCTCTACTGCACCTGAACCTTTTGGCAGGGTTATTGTTGAGGCTATGCTGTGTGGTAAGCCTGTGATTGCGGCTGAAGCTGGTGGTGCGATGGAATTAGTGGAAGATGGGATTAATGGTTTTTTGGTTACACCTGGAGAATCTCAAGAATTAGCCCGAATGATTCATAATTGTCGGCAAAAATCGGCAAAAACTGCGAATATTGCCAATAATGCCCGAATTATTGCTAGTGAACGTTTTGATGTAAATATTATTAATCAGCAAATTCAAGAATTGTTAGAATCAATAATACTCAACTCATAG
- a CDS encoding glycosyltransferase family 4 protein, whose amino-acid sequence MKGKDIKLSSPSASILTLGTGWFPSHPGGLERYIYELTHKLAASQDQVELCGVGLPVDAKNTQIKLTNLADPNSKISSRLWSIRNNFKKTRLGKPDAINLHFALYSFPILDILPKGVPITFNFHGPWASESQEEVVNQKFSVWLKEQLIEQSTYNRCDRFIVLSKAFGQILHQKYQIPWQKINIIPGGVDINHFQNNLSRQEARIKLGWPTNRPILFTSRRLVHRMGIDKLLQAVAMIKAGIPDVWLAIAGRGHIQALLQQQARELGLENNVQFLGFLPESDLPVAYQAADLTVMPSQSFEGFGLAIVESLACGTPVLCTPVGGMPEILEKFSPDLITEAITVESIADKLAQFMLGKMPLPAREECRDYTIKNYNWTNIAQQVRQVILA is encoded by the coding sequence GTGAAGGGTAAAGATATAAAATTAAGTTCACCATCGGCATCTATTCTAACGTTAGGTACGGGTTGGTTTCCTAGCCATCCTGGAGGATTGGAACGGTATATTTATGAACTAACTCATAAATTAGCAGCATCTCAAGACCAAGTAGAATTATGTGGAGTGGGTTTACCTGTAGATGCTAAAAATACACAGATTAAGTTGACTAATTTAGCTGATCCAAATAGTAAGATTAGTTCTCGGTTATGGTCAATTCGTAATAATTTTAAGAAAACAAGATTAGGTAAGCCTGATGCAATCAATCTCCATTTTGCATTATATAGTTTTCCAATTTTAGATATTTTGCCTAAAGGAGTACCGATTACTTTTAATTTTCATGGGCCTTGGGCTTCGGAAAGTCAGGAAGAAGTAGTTAATCAGAAATTTAGTGTGTGGTTAAAGGAACAACTAATAGAACAAAGCACTTATAATCGGTGCGATCGCTTTATTGTTCTTAGTAAAGCTTTTGGTCAAATCCTTCATCAAAAATACCAAATTCCTTGGCAGAAAATTAATATTATTCCCGGTGGAGTTGATATTAATCATTTTCAGAATAATTTATCACGTCAAGAGGCTAGAATCAAACTAGGGTGGCCAACTAATCGGCCGATATTATTTACTTCCCGTCGCTTAGTTCATCGCATGGGAATTGATAAATTATTGCAAGCTGTAGCTATGATTAAAGCTGGCATTCCTGATGTTTGGTTAGCGATAGCTGGACGGGGACATATTCAAGCTTTACTACAACAACAGGCTAGAGAATTAGGCTTGGAAAATAATGTCCAATTTTTAGGTTTTTTACCGGAAAGTGATTTACCTGTGGCTTATCAAGCGGCTGATTTAACGGTGATGCCGAGTCAATCTTTTGAAGGGTTTGGATTAGCTATTGTGGAGTCTTTAGCCTGTGGTACTCCTGTTTTATGCACTCCTGTGGGGGGAATGCCAGAAATCTTAGAGAAATTTTCTCCAGATTTAATTACTGAGGCGATTACTGTGGAAAGTATTGCTGATAAATTAGCACAATTTATGTTAGGAAAAATGCCTTTACCTGCTAGGGAAGAATGTCGTGATTACACGATTAAAAATTATAATTGGACGAATATTGCCCAACAGGTGCGGCAAGTTATTTTAGCTTAA
- a CDS encoding AIPR family protein — protein sequence MEKTAVDNPAYFWYYNNGITAITYFLPTIRRKAEQIELTGLQIINGAQTVYAIYRAYKDASPTKRKQMDSESLVTLRLLKSGGKDFDLNVTRYTNSQNPVDDRDFCANDDIQIMLQNASYQTNIWYEKRRDEFRETPENIIKVSNYVFANAYLAYYLQDPSTVLKNYNQRQEMDKDLNFISHKEHKDGCYEKIFNDETTFENMLCAFYVFNVIYHATPVSYDDTFKTGLYHLLALFKVGFTKYLKAKFNDKINVNKYIIKIYEQGDKKIIIKTFKFLNQFVEKQIEVSDNEEKTIERMFKFLFEPAHYEKIKEALEDLEISVEDIENITIKDNEQLIEVETDEENNSGNND from the coding sequence ATAGAAAAAACGGCGGTGGACAATCCTGCCTATTTTTGGTACTACAATAATGGTATTACAGCAATTACTTATTTCTTACCTACTATTCGCAGAAAAGCTGAACAAATAGAATTAACAGGATTGCAAATTATTAATGGCGCACAAACTGTTTATGCCATTTACCGAGCTTACAAAGATGCCTCACCAACAAAGCGTAAGCAAATGGATAGTGAATCTTTGGTAACTTTACGCTTATTAAAATCAGGCGGAAAAGATTTTGATTTGAATGTTACTAGGTATACTAATTCCCAAAACCCCGTAGATGATAGAGATTTTTGTGCTAATGACGATATACAGATAATGCTGCAAAACGCATCCTATCAAACAAATATTTGGTATGAAAAACGACGTGATGAATTTAGAGAAACTCCAGAAAATATAATAAAAGTTTCAAATTATGTGTTTGCAAATGCCTATTTAGCTTATTATTTGCAAGATCCTTCTACTGTTTTGAAGAACTATAATCAAAGACAAGAAATGGATAAAGATTTGAACTTTATCTCTCATAAAGAACATAAAGATGGTTGTTATGAGAAGATATTCAATGATGAAACAACATTTGAAAATATGCTATGTGCATTTTATGTTTTCAACGTAATTTATCATGCTACACCTGTTTCATATGATGATACTTTTAAAACAGGTTTATATCATTTATTAGCCTTATTTAAAGTAGGCTTTACAAAATATTTAAAAGCAAAATTTAATGATAAAATAAATGTAAACAAATATATTATCAAAATTTATGAACAAGGTGATAAAAAAATTATTATTAAAACCTTCAAGTTTCTTAATCAGTTTGTTGAGAAACAAATTGAAGTAAGCGACAATGAAGAAAAAACGATAGAAAGAATGTTTAAGTTCTTATTTGAACCGGCTCACTATGAAAAAATAAAAGAAGCCTTAGAAGATTTAGAAATTTCCGTCGAGGATATTGAAAATATAACTATTAAAGATAACGAACAACTTATTGAAGTAGAAACCGACGAAGAAAATAATAGCGGCAACAATGACTGA